The Coffea eugenioides isolate CCC68of unplaced genomic scaffold, Ceug_1.0 ScVebR1_153;HRSCAF=624, whole genome shotgun sequence genomic sequence CTTTTAGCCGCCAAAGGACACTTCGGAGAGACAATGTAGAAACTTTTATCCTTGTTCACTCGCTGACCGGAGCCGTGTTGATACAACTCCAAGAAGCCCATGAGAGACTGCACCGAGCGCTTGTCCCCCCGAGTAAAAATGACTATATCGTCTGCAAAAGCCAGATGCGATACCGTCGGGCAGTGGTGCCCAAAGCAAAAGGCTGTAACTTCCGCTGCAGAGCCAAGTTATTAACCCCTCGGCTTAAAGCTTCAGACACCAAGATGAAGAGGAAGGGGGATAACGGGTCGCCTTGCTTCAATCCCTGCTTAGCTTGAAAGAAACCATGAGGTCGACCGTTGACCAATATTGAAAACCATGCAGATGTGAGGTTGTTCATAATTAAAGAGACAAAGTGGGAGTGAAAGCCAAATTGAAGCAATAATCGGGAGTGGAAATCCCACGAAACTCGATCAAAAGCTTTCATCATGTCTAACTTGAAAATGACGTTGTGACACCGGGCCTTCTTGTCTATGGAATTCACCAGCTCCTGGGCAAGCAAGATATTATCAGTGATATCCCTGCCACTGACGAAGCCCGATTGCTCAAGAGAGATAATTGTTGGGAGAACAACTTTTAAATGGTTGCTCAGGATTTTGATGAATACCTTGTTGATAAAGTTGCACAGGCTTATGGGCCGGAAGTCCGCAAAAGAATGCGGAGCCTCCTTTTTAGGCAATAGGAGGATCAGAGTGCTCGCTATTCCCTTCGGGATTGGAACACCACACATGAACTCCCGAGCAGCTTGGAGGACATCCTGTGCAATTATATCCCAGCAGCGCTTGTAAAAATTACCCGAAAATCCATCACAACCCGCTGCACTTTGGCCATCGAGTTCAAAGACAGCTTGCCGCACTTCCTTTAGCGTAATTTCCTAGATGAGTTGCGCATTCTGATCTGGGGTAACAAGAGGTGGGATGGCCTCTAGCAGCCTGCAAATAGCAGTGTTGTTTATTGGTGGAACCTCCGCTAACAGCGATTGAAAGAAAGCCACTGCCGTTGTCCCAATGTCATTTGCACTTTCAACAACCTCACCCTCTAAATTGTAGATCCTGGTGATCGAGAGCCGTGCCCGCTTATCCAACAGGTGGGAGTGAAAATACCGAGTATTTGCGTCGCCCTCCCTCAGCCACTTCACTCTGGCTTGCTGTTTCCAGAAAGTTTCCTCATCAGTTAGGTGTTTCAGCAGTGCAGCCTGGGCCTGACTCCATTGCACTCGAGCCTCATCCGAATCTGTCACCTCAAGTTGCAACTCCTTTAGCCTTACTTCCTCCTCAGCTTTGGAGACTTTCTCGAAAATATTACCAAATACATCTTGGTTCCAAGTACGCAAGGCTTGCtttaaatgtttcaatttgaggaaaaaatgaaacatTCCATATCCATCTGTCGGTTGATCCCAGCACTGGCGAACCACCATGAGGAAACCGTGGTGATTTAACCACATGTCTTGGAAGCGAAACGACTTCGGCCCAGTGGGGAGCCCTGGGGAGAGTTGCAATAACTGTGGGCTATGGTCTGAGGTAGCGCGATTAAGATGTTTCACTACGCTGCCAGAGAAACGACGTTGCCATTCCAGATTCATCAGGAGTCTATCTAAACGCTTCCAGATTCTCCTGCCTTGGCGGATACCAGTCCAAGTGTAACGACTGCCCGAGAAGGG encodes the following:
- the LOC113755504 gene encoding uncharacterized protein LOC113755504, with the translated sequence MLVWNIRRIAGRASIRCLKKLLRLHSVTFLVIIEPMVDAGQLDDFTSRFGFHLGVCNSSNKIWVMWRSGFAVNVLVNNDQLIHMQVCHDSWTFVAHGSFVYGKCSRVERRALWSALGLISEEMGTKPWLVGGDFNVVAAADEYAGQAAQDLTAMAEFAECISACGLKEIPFSGSRYTWTGIRQGRRIWKRLDRLLMNLEWQRRFSGSVVKHLNRATSDHSPQLLQLSPGLPTGPKSFRFQDMWLNHHGFLMVVRQCWDQPTDGYGMFHFFLKLKHLKQALRTWNQDVFGNIFEKVSKAEEEVRLKELQLEVTDSDEARVQWSQAQAALLKHLTDEETFWKQQARVKWLREGDANTRYFHSHLLDKRARLSITRIYNLEGEVVESANDIGTTAVAFFQSLLAEVPPINNTAICRLLEAIPPLVTPDQNAQLI